A genome region from Cervus canadensis isolate Bull #8, Minnesota chromosome 10, ASM1932006v1, whole genome shotgun sequence includes the following:
- the PCED1A gene encoding PC-esterase domain-containing protein 1A isoform X3 yields MERAGRRAAHRPLTGTHKLCEAGAVLKRPALRAREHKARPEARCRRRAHACAGLPQSLVNDSEPRDSASEVQQLLHNKFVVILGDSIQRAVYKDLVLLLQKDSLLTAAQLKAKGELSFEQDQLVAGGQLGELHNGTQYREVRQFCSGSGHHLVRFYFLTRVYSEYLEEVLEELTYGPAPDLVIINSCLWDLSRYGRCSMESYRENLERVFVRMDQVLPDSCLLVWNMAMPLGERVTGGFLLPELQPLAGSLRRDVVEGNFYSATLAGDHCFDVLDLHFHFRHAVRHRHRDGVHWDQHAHRHLSHLLLTHVADAWGVELPKRDYPHDPWIKDWPEPDHLFQGSQGQPSDFGEQPALPPPSPLPPPMPFPYPLPHPSLPPLFPPLPQEPPFFPGQPFPPCEFFNFNPMEDFSIPPHLGCGPGVNCVPGPLPPPVPSPVPHGQHRGLAVHRGMARCVHNSPYHVPRMGAPCRQRPRHSDRLIHTYKLDSRPHAHSGTWPG; encoded by the exons ATGGAGAGAGCTGGGCGACGGGCTGCGCACCGACCACTAACCGGGACGCACAAGCTCTGCGAGGCAGGAGCAGTGCTGAAGCGACCAGCTCTTCGGGCACGGGAACATAAGGCTAGGCCCGAAGCCCGCTGCAGGCGACGCGCTCACGCGTGTGCGGGCCTGCCCCAGTCGCTGGTGAACGACTCGGAGCCCCGGGACTCG GCCTCGGAAGTCCAGCAGCTGCTACACAACAAGTTCGTGGTCATCTTGGGGGACTCAA TCCAGCGGGCTGTGTATAAAGACCTGGTGCTTCTCCTCCAGAAAGACTCACTGCTCACAGCTGCCCAGCTGAAAGCTAAG ggggagcTGAGCTTTGAACAGGACCAGCTGGTCGCTGGGGGTCAGCTGGGCGAGCTGCACAACGGGACACAGTACCGGGAGGTCCGCCAGTTCTGCTCGGGTTCTGGCCACCACCTTGTACGCTTCTACTTCCTCACCCGCGTTTACTCCGAGTACCTCGAGGAAGTCCTGGAGGAGCTGACATATGGGCCTGCCCCGGACCTGGTGATCATCAACTCCTGCCTCTGGGATCTCTCCag GTATGGCCGCTGCTCGATGGAGAGCTACCGAGAGAACCTGGAGCGAGTGTTTGTGCGCATGGACCAGGTGTTGCCAGATTCCTGCCTTCTGGTGTGGAACATGGCGATGCCCCTAGGAGAGCGTGTCACTGGGGGGTTCCTCCTGCCTGAG CTCCAGCCCCTGGCAGGCTCTCTGCGGCGGGATGTGGTTGAAGGGAACTTCTACAGTGCTACTCTGGCTGGGGACCACTGCTTCGATGTCTTGGACCTCCACTTTCACTTTCGGCATGCAGTACGGCACCGTCACCGGGATGGTGTCCACTGGGACCAGCATGCCCACCGTCACCTCTCACATTTGCTTCTGACCCATGTGGCCGATGCCTGGGGTGTGGAGCTGCCCAAGCGTGACTATCCCCATG ACCCATGGATTAAAGACTGGCCAGAGCCGGATCATCTCTTCCAGGGGAGCCAGGGGCAGCCCTCAGACTTCGGCGAGCAGCCGGCCttgcccccaccctctcccttacCTCCTCCCATGCCTTTTCCCTACCCTCTTCCTCACCCTTCCCTACCTCCTCTGTTTCCACCTCTGCCCCAGGAACCCCCTTTTTTCCCAGGCCAGCCCTTCCCACCCTGTGAATTCTTCAATTTTAATCCAATGGAAGACTTCTCGATACCACCCCACTTAG GATGTGGCCCCGGAGTGAACTGTGTGCCTggccccctgcctcctccagtcCCCAGCCCTGTCCCCCATGGTCAGCACCGGGGCTTGGCCGTCCACCGGGGGATGGCACGCTGTGTTCACAACAGCCCGTACCATGTGCCGAGGATGGGGGCGCCCTGCAGGCAGCGTCCAAGACACTCAGACAGACTGATCCACACATACAAACTGGATAGCCGGCCTCATGCCCATTCGGGTACATGGCCGGGGTAG
- the PCED1A gene encoding PC-esterase domain-containing protein 1A isoform X2: MERAGRRAAHRPLTGTHKLCEAGAVLKRPALRAREHKARPEARCRRRAHACAGLPQSLVNDSEPRDSPVVVGGSMVFCLENEEPCRPQRSNMVHFQASEVQQLLHNKFVVILGDSIQRAVYKDLVLLLQKDSLLTAAQLKAKGELSFEQDQLVAGGQLGELHNGTQYREVRQFCSGSGHHLVRFYFLTRVYSEYLEEVLEELTYGPAPDLVIINSCLWDLSRYGRCSMESYRENLERVFVRMDQVLPDSCLLVWNMAMPLGERVTGGFLLPELQPLAGSLRRDVVEGNFYSATLAGDHCFDVLDLHFHFRHAVRHRHRDGVHWDQHAHRHLSHLLLTHVADAWGVELPKRDYPHDPWIKDWPEPDHLFQGSQGQPSDFGEQPALPPPSPLPPPMPFPYPLPHPSLPPLFPPLPQEPPFFPGQPFPPCEFFNFNPMEDFSIPPHLGCGPGVNCVPGPLPPPVPSPVPHGQHRGLAVHRGMARCVHNSPYHVPRMGAPCRQRPRHSDRLIHTYKLDSRPHAHSGTWPG; this comes from the exons ATGGAGAGAGCTGGGCGACGGGCTGCGCACCGACCACTAACCGGGACGCACAAGCTCTGCGAGGCAGGAGCAGTGCTGAAGCGACCAGCTCTTCGGGCACGGGAACATAAGGCTAGGCCCGAAGCCCGCTGCAGGCGACGCGCTCACGCGTGTGCGGGCCTGCCCCAGTCGCTGGTGAACGACTCGGAGCCCCGGGACTCG CCCGTCGTTGTTGGGGGCAGCATGGTCTTCTGTCTGGAGAACGAGGAGCCGTGCCGCCCGCAGCGAAGCAACATGGTCCATTTCCAGGCCTCGGAAGTCCAGCAGCTGCTACACAACAAGTTCGTGGTCATCTTGGGGGACTCAA TCCAGCGGGCTGTGTATAAAGACCTGGTGCTTCTCCTCCAGAAAGACTCACTGCTCACAGCTGCCCAGCTGAAAGCTAAG ggggagcTGAGCTTTGAACAGGACCAGCTGGTCGCTGGGGGTCAGCTGGGCGAGCTGCACAACGGGACACAGTACCGGGAGGTCCGCCAGTTCTGCTCGGGTTCTGGCCACCACCTTGTACGCTTCTACTTCCTCACCCGCGTTTACTCCGAGTACCTCGAGGAAGTCCTGGAGGAGCTGACATATGGGCCTGCCCCGGACCTGGTGATCATCAACTCCTGCCTCTGGGATCTCTCCag GTATGGCCGCTGCTCGATGGAGAGCTACCGAGAGAACCTGGAGCGAGTGTTTGTGCGCATGGACCAGGTGTTGCCAGATTCCTGCCTTCTGGTGTGGAACATGGCGATGCCCCTAGGAGAGCGTGTCACTGGGGGGTTCCTCCTGCCTGAG CTCCAGCCCCTGGCAGGCTCTCTGCGGCGGGATGTGGTTGAAGGGAACTTCTACAGTGCTACTCTGGCTGGGGACCACTGCTTCGATGTCTTGGACCTCCACTTTCACTTTCGGCATGCAGTACGGCACCGTCACCGGGATGGTGTCCACTGGGACCAGCATGCCCACCGTCACCTCTCACATTTGCTTCTGACCCATGTGGCCGATGCCTGGGGTGTGGAGCTGCCCAAGCGTGACTATCCCCATG ACCCATGGATTAAAGACTGGCCAGAGCCGGATCATCTCTTCCAGGGGAGCCAGGGGCAGCCCTCAGACTTCGGCGAGCAGCCGGCCttgcccccaccctctcccttacCTCCTCCCATGCCTTTTCCCTACCCTCTTCCTCACCCTTCCCTACCTCCTCTGTTTCCACCTCTGCCCCAGGAACCCCCTTTTTTCCCAGGCCAGCCCTTCCCACCCTGTGAATTCTTCAATTTTAATCCAATGGAAGACTTCTCGATACCACCCCACTTAG GATGTGGCCCCGGAGTGAACTGTGTGCCTggccccctgcctcctccagtcCCCAGCCCTGTCCCCCATGGTCAGCACCGGGGCTTGGCCGTCCACCGGGGGATGGCACGCTGTGTTCACAACAGCCCGTACCATGTGCCGAGGATGGGGGCGCCCTGCAGGCAGCGTCCAAGACACTCAGACAGACTGATCCACACATACAAACTGGATAGCCGGCCTCATGCCCATTCGGGTACATGGCCGGGGTAG
- the PCED1A gene encoding PC-esterase domain-containing protein 1A isoform X1 has protein sequence MERAGRRAAHRPLTGTHKLCEAGAVLKRPALRAREHKARPEARCRRRAHACAGLPQSLVNDSEPRDSLSGLSLQPVVVGGSMVFCLENEEPCRPQRSNMVHFQASEVQQLLHNKFVVILGDSIQRAVYKDLVLLLQKDSLLTAAQLKAKGELSFEQDQLVAGGQLGELHNGTQYREVRQFCSGSGHHLVRFYFLTRVYSEYLEEVLEELTYGPAPDLVIINSCLWDLSRYGRCSMESYRENLERVFVRMDQVLPDSCLLVWNMAMPLGERVTGGFLLPELQPLAGSLRRDVVEGNFYSATLAGDHCFDVLDLHFHFRHAVRHRHRDGVHWDQHAHRHLSHLLLTHVADAWGVELPKRDYPHDPWIKDWPEPDHLFQGSQGQPSDFGEQPALPPPSPLPPPMPFPYPLPHPSLPPLFPPLPQEPPFFPGQPFPPCEFFNFNPMEDFSIPPHLGCGPGVNCVPGPLPPPVPSPVPHGQHRGLAVHRGMARCVHNSPYHVPRMGAPCRQRPRHSDRLIHTYKLDSRPHAHSGTWPG, from the exons ATGGAGAGAGCTGGGCGACGGGCTGCGCACCGACCACTAACCGGGACGCACAAGCTCTGCGAGGCAGGAGCAGTGCTGAAGCGACCAGCTCTTCGGGCACGGGAACATAAGGCTAGGCCCGAAGCCCGCTGCAGGCGACGCGCTCACGCGTGTGCGGGCCTGCCCCAGTCGCTGGTGAACGACTCGGAGCCCCGGGACTCG CTCAGTGGCCTTTCCCTGCAGCCCGTCGTTGTTGGGGGCAGCATGGTCTTCTGTCTGGAGAACGAGGAGCCGTGCCGCCCGCAGCGAAGCAACATGGTCCATTTCCAGGCCTCGGAAGTCCAGCAGCTGCTACACAACAAGTTCGTGGTCATCTTGGGGGACTCAA TCCAGCGGGCTGTGTATAAAGACCTGGTGCTTCTCCTCCAGAAAGACTCACTGCTCACAGCTGCCCAGCTGAAAGCTAAG ggggagcTGAGCTTTGAACAGGACCAGCTGGTCGCTGGGGGTCAGCTGGGCGAGCTGCACAACGGGACACAGTACCGGGAGGTCCGCCAGTTCTGCTCGGGTTCTGGCCACCACCTTGTACGCTTCTACTTCCTCACCCGCGTTTACTCCGAGTACCTCGAGGAAGTCCTGGAGGAGCTGACATATGGGCCTGCCCCGGACCTGGTGATCATCAACTCCTGCCTCTGGGATCTCTCCag GTATGGCCGCTGCTCGATGGAGAGCTACCGAGAGAACCTGGAGCGAGTGTTTGTGCGCATGGACCAGGTGTTGCCAGATTCCTGCCTTCTGGTGTGGAACATGGCGATGCCCCTAGGAGAGCGTGTCACTGGGGGGTTCCTCCTGCCTGAG CTCCAGCCCCTGGCAGGCTCTCTGCGGCGGGATGTGGTTGAAGGGAACTTCTACAGTGCTACTCTGGCTGGGGACCACTGCTTCGATGTCTTGGACCTCCACTTTCACTTTCGGCATGCAGTACGGCACCGTCACCGGGATGGTGTCCACTGGGACCAGCATGCCCACCGTCACCTCTCACATTTGCTTCTGACCCATGTGGCCGATGCCTGGGGTGTGGAGCTGCCCAAGCGTGACTATCCCCATG ACCCATGGATTAAAGACTGGCCAGAGCCGGATCATCTCTTCCAGGGGAGCCAGGGGCAGCCCTCAGACTTCGGCGAGCAGCCGGCCttgcccccaccctctcccttacCTCCTCCCATGCCTTTTCCCTACCCTCTTCCTCACCCTTCCCTACCTCCTCTGTTTCCACCTCTGCCCCAGGAACCCCCTTTTTTCCCAGGCCAGCCCTTCCCACCCTGTGAATTCTTCAATTTTAATCCAATGGAAGACTTCTCGATACCACCCCACTTAG GATGTGGCCCCGGAGTGAACTGTGTGCCTggccccctgcctcctccagtcCCCAGCCCTGTCCCCCATGGTCAGCACCGGGGCTTGGCCGTCCACCGGGGGATGGCACGCTGTGTTCACAACAGCCCGTACCATGTGCCGAGGATGGGGGCGCCCTGCAGGCAGCGTCCAAGACACTCAGACAGACTGATCCACACATACAAACTGGATAGCCGGCCTCATGCCCATTCGGGTACATGGCCGGGGTAG
- the TMEM239 gene encoding transmembrane protein 239: MQQLRVETDAIGAGEGPQRAAPWSAWVSREGWVRWCMCHVPPSWTQWWATSGWRQPLQRVLWGLEGILYLLLALMLCHALFTTGSHLLSSLWPVAAAVWRHLLPAVLLLLLSALPALLFTASFLLLFSTLLSLVGLLTSMSHPGNAQDLDQ; the protein is encoded by the coding sequence ATGCAGCAGCTACGAGTGGAGACAGATGCCATCGGGGCTGGCGAGGGGCCGCAGCGCGCGGCGCCCTGGTCAGCCTGGGTCTCTCGGGAGGGCTGGGTGCGCTGGTGCATGTGTCACGTGCCCCCGAGCTGGACCCAGTGGTGGGCTACGTCCGGCTGGCGGCAGCCACTGCAGCGGGTGCTCTGGGGTCTGGAGGGGATCCTCTACCTGCTGCTGGCCCTGATGCTGTGTCACGCGCTCTTCACCACCGGCTCCCACCTCCTGAGCTCCTTGTGGCCCGTGGCGGCTGCGGTGTGGCGCCATCTGCTGCCGGCTGTCCTGCTGCTGTTGCTCAGCGCCCTGCCCGCGCTGCTCTTCACCGCCTCCTTCCTGCTGCTGTTTTCCACACTACTGAGCCTCGTGGGCCTCCTCACCTCCATGTCTCACCCAGGCAATGCTCAGGACTTGGACCAATAG
- the C10H20orf141 gene encoding uncharacterized protein C20orf141 homolog, protein MTHLCLPRPEAAVSPTPVPPRGMGAGEGSASPVGPCVSPWGPSWAQVLDSVLGLGALGLTIRAVFSTTGPALLLLLVSFLAFDMLRRPAGPTWSQHTHLTGGQSQGAGEGPGQQDAPPAVAVSGRLSLQEALLLLLLGTGLLLGARGVPLALLALAFCLHPWT, encoded by the exons ATGACGCACCTCTGCTTACCCAGGCCCGAAGCTGCTGTTTCTCCtaccccagtccctcccaggggcATGGGTGCTGGGGAGGGATCGGCTAGTCCAGTAGGTCCATGTGTGTCCCCCTGGGGCCCTAGCTGGGCCCAGGTCCTGGACAGTGTCCTAGGACTGGGGGCACTCGGGCTGACAATTCGGGCCGTCTTTTCCACAACTGGTCCAGCCTTGCTGCTGCTACTGGTCAGCTTCCTGGCCTTCGACATGCTCCGCCG GCCTGCAGGTCCCACCTGGTCACAGCACACACATCTCACAGGGGGCCAGAGTCAGGGGGCTGGCGAGGGTCCAGGGCAGCAGGACGCTCCACCCGCGGTGGCAGTCTCAGGACGACTCAGCCTCCAggaggctctgctgctgctgctcctgggcaCGGGGTTGCTCCTGGGAGCCCGCGGTGTGCCCCTGGCCCTGCTTGCCCTTGCTTTTTGCCTCCATCCTTGGACCTGA